The nucleotide sequence GCGCCGGTCTTCGCCGCTCTGTACACGGTCTACAGTCCTCTCGGAAGCGAATCCAACTCCAACTCCATGTCCGACGAAGAATCACAGTGCAGGAAGCATGGCCTGAAGATGCACGACCAGGGAAGTGTGGTGAGCAAGCCAAAGTGGGTCGGAGGACTGCTCGACGTCTGGGACGACATGGCCGCCTGCTACCTCTCCTTCTTCTGTACCTGCTGCGTCTTCGGGTGGAACATGGAGAGGCTCGGCTTCGGCAACATGTACGTGCACACCGTCACCTTCCTGCTGCTGTGTGCTGCTCCGTTCTGGATCTTCAACATCGCGGCGCTCAACATCCACGACTGCGTGATCGGAGACGTCGTGGGGATCGCCGGAGTGGTGCTCTGTGCGTTCGGGCTGCTCTACGGGGGGTACTGGAGGATTCAGATGAGGAGAAGGTTTAAGCTCCCCGGAGATCGGTTCTGCTTGGGGTCGGCTTCGCTTACCGACTACGTGAAGTGGATGTTGTGCTGGTCGTGCTCGCTGGCGCAGGAGGTGCGCACCGGGAACTTGTACGAGGTAGGAGACGACAGTCTTTTCAGCAAACACCATTGTGAAGGTGAGACACAGAACTCAGAGGGGGGATGTGATGGTGCAGCAGTCCCCATCGATGAAATGACTCCACCAATTCCACCATTGATACAGTTGCAAGATGTGGTTGGTGAAGACGATGACGGTGATACCGTTCGTTCTCCACCTACTTTGTCATCATCATCGGCTCAAGAAGAAGACGAGGATGAGTTGATGCTGCACACAGAGTTTGCGAGAGATTTCATTGTTGTGTGACGGTATTATTCTTTATCCGCAGCAAAGCATACGACAAATTTGTCTTCCATCAGTTAGTTAGCTATGTATGTATCGACCGGAGGAAGTCTCGAGACCACGGAGGAGTGCTCGAAAAGAAAAGAGATTTGAGA is from Musa acuminata AAA Group cultivar baxijiao chromosome BXJ1-6, Cavendish_Baxijiao_AAA, whole genome shotgun sequence and encodes:
- the LOC103971077 gene encoding uncharacterized protein LOC103971077, with product MASSANTSGDDELESCTTQTAPQLGEYRIGIPPLQETLLDPRKSSSASMDHWLKQLKLSSPLGILRRTLDQREEISLSVPSPAGIRRRFHVRFFHKIDWRSLFATCRDWIRNPMNIALLIWLICVGVSATMLGLLLLGLLNDAFPTKSLRNHWIEINNQVLNALFTLMSVYQHPTLFHQLVMLCRWSSEDVTELRKVYCKDGGYRPHEWAHMVVVLLLLHTTCFAQYILCGLYWGYARRQRPEWLEDFFFGLGLAAPVFAALYTVYSPLGSESNSNSMSDEESQCRKHGLKMHDQGSVVSKPKWVGGLLDVWDDMAACYLSFFCTCCVFGWNMERLGFGNMYVHTVTFLLLCAAPFWIFNIAALNIHDCVIGDVVGIAGVVLCAFGLLYGGYWRIQMRRRFKLPGDRFCLGSASLTDYVKWMLCWSCSLAQEVRTGNLYEVGDDSLFSKHHCEGETQNSEGGCDGAAVPIDEMTPPIPPLIQLQDVVGEDDDGDTVRSPPTLSSSSAQEEDEDELMLHTEFARDFIVV